A single window of Micromonas commoda chromosome 6, complete sequence DNA harbors:
- a CDS encoding predicted protein, producing MVRLDELDETVAPAQLQLHASPVTAVPGLWLASRDACATPAAAAQLESAGVSSILVFGPTGRWVDDDVFGGDGRVHVYARATNGALITNLKDACDFLARALPGGVACVSDERGDDGDASGGGDGEPGAAFVCAAYMIVAKGMGAQEAADAVETSRPGCGLRAHDEFMKNLRFLQRNGIPDWA from the coding sequence ATGGTGcggctcgacgagctcgacgagaccgtcgcgcccgcgcagcTTCAACtgcacgcgtcgcccgtcaccgccgtccccggcctGTGGCTGgcgagccgcgacgcgtgcgcgacgcccgcggcggcggcgcagctggAGTCCGCCGGGGTGAGCTCGATCCTGGTCTTCGGGCCCACCGGACGgtgggtcgacgacgacgtcttcggcggggacggacgcgtccacgtctacgcgcgcgcgacgaacggcgcGCTCATCACCAACCTGAAGGACGCCTGCGacttcctcgcgcgcgccctcccaggcggcgtcgcgtgcgtcagcgacgaacgaggcgacgacggtgacgcatcggggggcggggacggggagcccggcgcggcgttcgtgtGCGCCGCGTACATGATCGTGGCGAAGGGGATGGGCGcgcaggaggcggcggatgcggtggAGACGAGCAGGCCGGGATGCGGGCTCAGAGCCCACGACGAGTTCATGAAGAACCTGAGGTTCCTGCAGAGGAACGGCATACCCGATTGGGCCTAG
- a CDS encoding predicted protein, with translation MGPLLSCDETALLLTPGIDARDHDATAVMTQSLGQLQAQRETKRRQQDNFTAALQSRIDENIAIASAVHSFEKTDDIRRAREARERAAEERQLEALYRAHKEKELRARARAEEEAIVDALEAKKKEASRRQLLVKQVADNSQELRELKEKLRCAEVSYERQLQMEEAAMLKEREDEYDAAIHSVMEQQRVKAVFEEERAMAAKRKERAASREVLAEQIEEKKAAQEEARVEYLKEREQVDAIARAIAEEDEAERLRKAQKVKDTKAWVAKFLELREDLREQERQRLLEEEAQIARFAAEIERRQKATEGMREAQQAEKDRILEKLAKEKEENDRRRDEMEELINRLYFEEAEEKHRAAAKEKAARRAAMERDVKEANEQQRRIKEAIRVREIEQEQEFRRVMLEKFAEEDRVEQMNAQRRRMKMQEHKREVERLAAVKKAMFEEQMAREEEEAEAIREAEAGRAAIVEEERKRLLVEHAARLKDFLPKGVLASGEDLDLINTVSSRLGSMSMTGTSRAGTRAAGSKAFAM, from the exons ATGGGTCCGTTGCTTTCGTGCGACGAAACCGCACTGCTCCTGACGCCCGGCATTGACGCGCGTGACcacgacgcgaccgccgtGATG ACTCAAAGCCTGGGGCAGCTCCAGGCGCAGCGCGAGACCAAGCGCAGGCAGCAGGATAacttcaccgccgccctccaATC CCGCATCGATGAGAacatcgccatcgccagcGCGGTCCACTCCTTCGAGAAGACGGACgacatccgccgcgcgcgcgaggcgcgcgagcgagcggcCGAGGAGCGCCAGCTCGAGGCACTGTACCGCGCGcacaaggagaaggagctccgagcgcgcgcgcgcgccgaggaggaggccatcgtggacgcgctcgaggccaagaagaaggaggcgtcCAGGCGCCAGCTCCTCGTCAAGCAGGTTGCGGATAACTCCCaggagctgcgcgagctcaaggagaagcTTCGATGCGCCGAGGTGAGCTACGAGCGCCAGCTGCAGATGGAGGAAGCCGCCATGCtcaaggagcgcgaggacgagtacgacgccgcgatccaCTCCGTCATGGAGCAGCAGCGGGTCAAGGCGGtgttcgaggaggagcgcgcgatggctGCCAAGCGCAAGGAGCGAGCCGCGTCCagggaggtgctcgccgagcaaatcgaggagaagaaagccgcgcaggaggaggcgagggtcGAATACCtcaaggagcgcgagcaggtggacgccatcgcgcgggccatcgcggaggaggacgaggcggagcgccTGCGCAAGGCCCAGAAGGTCAAGGACACCAAGGCTTGGGTGGCGAAAtttctcgagctccgcgaagATTTGCGCGAGCAGGAGCGCCAACGgctgctggaggaggaggcgcagaTTGCTcggttcgccgcggagatcgagCGCAGGCAGAAGGCCACCGAGGGTATGCGCGAGGCGCAGCAAGCCGAGAAGGACCGCAtcctcgagaagctcgcgaaggagaaggaggagaacgaccgccgccgcgacgagatggaggagCTCATCAACCGCCTCTActtcgaggaggcggaggagaagcatcgcgccgccgcgaaggagaaggctgcgcgccgggcggccaTGGAGCGGGACGTCAAGGAGGCAAACGAGCAGCAGCGTCGCATCAAGGAGGCGATCAGGGTCCGCGAGATCGAGCAGGAGCAGGAGTTCCGCAGGGTGATGCTCGAGAAGTTTGCCGAGGAGGATCGCGTGGAGCAGATGAACGCGCAGCGCAGGCGCATGAAGATGCAGGAGCACAAGCGCGAGGTGgagcggctcgcggcggtgaagaaaGCCATGTTCGAGGAGCAGatggcgcgggaggaggaggaggcggaggcgatcagggaggcggaggctggtCGGGCCGCCAtcgtggaggaggagaggaagCGGCTGCTGGTGGaacacgcggcgaggctgaaGGATTTCCTGCCCAAGGGggtgctcgcgtcgggcgaggaCCTCGACCTGATCAACACGGTGTCGTCGAGGCTCGGGTCGATGTCGATGACCGGGACGAGCAGGGCGGGGaccagggcggcggggtccaaGGCTTTCGCCATGTGA
- a CDS encoding predicted protein, with amino-acid sequence MGEERPSEVEPGLWVCSEAAVASALADPSLGITHLISIGYPPPGHPAGDDDDDDDAGPAGGSNGVKTLSVELEDDEDGDLLTQIPACVAFIRDALRLRDANRAAAAAAVNDDDAEAAAASSSAASTRRGGGALVHCHAGVSRSCAVIAAHVMKTRGVDADDALEVVRRAHPRADPNAGFVAQLRLWRSMDCKLNMADEAYRLYSVARLARRREYRGYVDATDVQPDPGADVDTAGDERTAGGETRVDRFVPFVGSASVAIVGPRHGGGREAGSMIRCRRCGRLVARGGNLLPHRPGQGIDAFSWRKRHKMEAAGAGSGSGSAGGCQNLFTQPIAWMQGVEDGVSTEGKLSCPRCEVKIGAFNWSGCQCGCGAWVTPAFYLQTGKVDVMAPPGEPEVGGSIPVGGVRMPRLAASRPAVRRPSLAGRDDA; translated from the coding sequence atgggcgaggagcgcccgTCGGAGGTGGAGCCCGGGCTGTGGGTGTGCTCCGAGgcggccgtcgcctcggcgctcgcggacccgAGCCTGGGCATCACGCACCTCATCTCCATCGGCTACCCGCCTCCCGGGCatcccgcgggcgacgacgacgacgacgacgacgccggaccGGCCGGCGGTTCGAACGGCGTGAAGACGCTGAGcgtggagctcgaggacgacgaggacggggacctTCTCACGCAGATCCCCGCCTGCGTCGCGTTCATCCGGGACGCCCTGcggctccgcgacgccaaccgcgccgcggcggcggcggcggtgaacgacgacgatgcggaAGCAGctgcggcgtcctcgtccgccgcgtccacgaggcggggcggcggggcgctcgtGCACTGTCACGCGGGcgtctcgcgctcgtgcgcggtcatcgccgcgcacgtcatgaagacccgcggcgtcgacgcggacgacgccctcgaagtcgtccgccgcgcgcatccccgcgccgatcccAACGCGGGCTTCGTGGCTCAACTCCGCCTGTGGCGCTCCATGGACTGCAAGCTGAACATGGCCGACGAGGCCTACAGGCTCTACAGCGTCGCGCGACTCGCGAGGCGCAGGGAGTACCGCGGGTACGTCGACGCCACGGACGTCCAACCGGAtccgggcgccgacgtcgacacagctggcgacgagcgcacagctggcggcgaaaCGCGAGTCGATCGGTTCGTCCCGTTTGTCggctccgcgagcgtcgccatcgtcggtccgaggcacggcggcggcagggagGCTGGGAGCATGATCCGATGCAGGCGGTGCGGGCGGCtggtggcgcgcgggggtaACCTCCTGCCGCACCGACCCGGGCagggcatcgacgcgttcaGCTGGAGGAAGCGGCATaagatggaggcggcgggcgcggggtcaGGGTCGGGATCGGCGGGGGGGTGTCAGAACCTCTTCACGCAGCCCATCGCGTGGATGCAGGGCGTTGAGGACGGGGTTTCCACGGAGGGTAAGCTGAGCTGCCCGCGGTGCGAGGTGAAGATCGGGGCGTTCAACTGGAGCGGCTGCCAGTGCGGGTGCGGCGCGTGGGTGACTCCGGCGTTTTATCTGCAGACGGGTAAGGTGGACGTGATGGCTCCGCCGGGCGAGCCCGAGGTCGGCGGATCGATCCCGGTCGGTGGCGTGCGGAtgccgcggctcgcggcgtcgagaccCGCGGTGCGAAGGCCCTCGCTCGCCGGGAGGGACGACGCCTGA